From Nitrospira sp., a single genomic window includes:
- the nadD gene encoding nicotinate-nucleotide adenylyltransferase, giving the protein MIAPDSAPSVPDAQNSHPRRLGLFGGSFNPIHNGHLAIARKAYEILALDRTLFIPTGDPPHKQDSALAPAHHRYEMVRLAIADTPGFELSDIEISRQGKSYSIDTVRELQRRYGSRTRLYFLIGLDAFLDLASWREPDALLAACSFVVISRPGQSFQSLTALPFLRHVSPNQLAALDTGALDRLDLPLPSGQTIICLPLPPSPISASDIRHRIQRGTMLANLLPPPVESYILRQQLYREDQHRTHI; this is encoded by the coding sequence ATGATTGCCCCCGATTCTGCCCCCTCAGTACCCGACGCTCAAAATTCACACCCACGACGCCTCGGCCTCTTCGGCGGCAGCTTCAACCCCATTCATAATGGCCATCTGGCCATCGCCCGGAAAGCGTATGAGATTCTGGCCCTCGACCGGACGCTGTTCATTCCGACGGGCGATCCTCCGCACAAGCAAGACAGCGCCCTCGCCCCGGCCCATCACCGATATGAAATGGTGCGTCTCGCCATCGCCGACACGCCAGGATTCGAGCTCTCCGATATCGAAATCTCACGCCAGGGGAAATCCTACTCGATCGATACCGTCCGTGAACTTCAGCGCCGGTACGGATCGAGAACCAGGCTGTATTTCCTGATCGGCCTGGATGCGTTCCTCGACCTAGCCAGTTGGCGAGAGCCCGATGCGCTGCTGGCGGCCTGCTCGTTCGTGGTCATCTCCCGGCCGGGTCAGTCGTTCCAGAGCTTGACCGCTCTGCCCTTCCTTCGACACGTCAGCCCCAACCAGCTGGCGGCGTTGGATACCGGGGCACTCGATCGGCTTGACCTGCCGCTCCCGTCCGGACAGACGATCATTTGCTTGCCGCTTCCGCCCTCTCCCATTTCTGCCTCCGACATCAGACACCGCATTCAGCGCGGGACAATGCTGGCAAATTTGTTGCCGCCCCCTGTGGAATCTTATATACTTCGCCAACAG